From the Tachyglossus aculeatus isolate mTacAcu1 chromosome 21, mTacAcu1.pri, whole genome shotgun sequence genome, one window contains:
- the HIRIP3 gene encoding HIRA-interacting protein 3, producing the protein MQVDEAGAAEDAPLPGEGVKRPLSPPSSPEVVSSEKKQRFNSESEHSSDDSDPGPQATRLLGSSKSTVAVRGMAKGLTKKGVKQAAVESKSPSLKKSPKEGQTSEEEQNGKPRGTGRAVKNESRKPKDSQGKKQRGPTRRKGAKMESESSEDEQEEDRRKRRQAVQKKGAKKALENESEEEEEEGKSRAGKQPMGKLVRKGNREEVENGERKESEEEESSKRKGGVKNTGAKAPVEDKTSSEEEASRENCTKWKNGGARERKNRSGARKGGKKSTSESESSEEEEEGGGKQKRGSGKKGKKRAVAEEGSEDDSSPAVRKGTRKPSREKSNNEEGGSGDKKKGQAGKKGAKKSRESESSQGEESSEEDGEKGSVGRKRGARETGKERERASSEDNSEETGCEGKKAEEKSPKTDSEKGESSEDEKESDEDSGEKTNVPRKDGEGAKPSTPSSSSSSSRNNSPQPKKKASRRGEDHPAVVRLKRYIRACGAHRNYKRLLGSCRSHKERLTVLRAELQALGMKGNPSLEKCRAVKEQREEAAEMASLDVSNIISTSGRPRRRAAWPPPQEAGPGPGGRARPALDSDGEESPSRPLPPDWSNLRGIISSDGESD; encoded by the exons ATGCAG GTAGACGAAGCGGGGGCTGCAGAGGACGCCCCGCttcctggggagggggtgaaacGGCCCCTCAGCCCACCCAGCTCGCCAGAAGTAGTGAGCTCTGAGAAGAAGCAGAGGTTCAACTCGGAGTCAG AGCACAGCTCCGATGACTCGGATCCCGGTCCCCAGGCCACGCGGCTGCTTGGCAGCTCCAAGAGCACTGTAGCAGTGAGAGGGATGGCGAAAGGCCTGACTAAGAAAGGAGTAAAACAGGCTGCGGTGGAGAGCAAAAGTCCCTCCTTGAAGAAGTCCCCAAAGGAGGGCCAAACTAGTGAAGAGGAGCAGAATGGGAAACCGAGGGGAACAGGCAGGGCAGTGAAGAATGAGAGCAGGAAGCCCAAGGACAGTCAGGGAAAGAAGCAGAGGGGACCGACGAGGAGGAAGGGAGCAAAAATGGAGAGCGAAAGCAGTGAGGATGAGCAGGAAGAGGACCGCAGGAAGAGAAGGCAGGCAGTTCAGAAGAAGGGAGCAAAAAAAGCTCTGGAgaatgagagtgaggaggaggaagaagaaggaaaaagccGGGCGGGGAAGCAACCTATGGGGAAATTAGTGAGGAAAGGAAAcagggaagaggtggagaatggtgagaggaaagagagtgaggaggaagagagtagcAAGAGGAAAGGCGGGGTTAAGAACACAGGAGCAAAAGCCCCGGTGGAGGATAAAACAAGTAGTGAAGAGGAGGCAAGTAGAGAAAACTGTACCAAGTGGAAGAACGGTGGAgcaagggaaagaaagaacagaAGCGGGGccaggaaagggggaaagaaaagtaCATCTGAGAGCGAGagtagtgaggaagaggaggagggaggtggcaaGCAGAAGAGAGGTtctggaaagaaaggaaagaaaagggcagtggcagaggagggcaGTGAAGATGACAGCAGTCCAGCAGTGAGGAAGGGAACAAGAAAGCCCTCGAGGGAGAAGAGTAATAATGAAGAGGGCGGCAGCGGTGACAAGAAGAAAGGCCAAGCTGGGAAGAAGGGGGCAAAGAAGTCACGGGAGAGTGAAAGCAGTCAAGGAGAAGAGAGTAGCGAGGAGGACGGCGAGAAGGGAAGTgtgggcaggaagaggggagccagagagacagggaaagaacgGGAGAGGGCAAGTAGTGAGGATAATAGCGAGGAGACAGGCTGTGAGGGGAAGAAGGCTGAAGAAAAATCACCGAAAACTGACAGTGAGAAAGGCGAGAGCTCCGAGGACGAAAAAGAAAGTGACGAGGACAGCGGGGAGAAGACAAACGTGCCCaggaaggatggagaaggagcCAAACCAAgcaccccttcttcctcctcctcttcctcacggAACAATAGTCCCCAGCCCAAAAAGAAG GCCTCCCGCCGTGGAGAGGATCACCCGGCAGTGGTCCGGCTAAAGCGCTACATCCGGGCCTGCGGGGCGCACCGCAACTACAAGAGGTTGCTGGGATCTTGCCGCTCTCACAAAGAACGGCTCACCGTGCTCCGGGCCGAGCTGCAGGCCTTGGGCATGAAGG GTAATCCCTCCCTGGAGAAGTGCCGAGCCGTgaaggagcagagagaggagGCGGCCGAGATGGCGTCCCTGGACGTCAGCAACATCATCAGCACCTCAG GCCGGCCCCGCCGCCGGGCCGCCTGGCCCCCTCCGCAAgaagccggccccggccccgggggccgcGCTCGCCCAGCGCTGGACTCGGACGGGGAGGAGTCGCCGTCTCGCCCGTTGCCTCCCGACTGGTCCAACCTGCGTGGGATCATCAGCAGCGACGGGGAGAGTGACTGA